The following are encoded together in the Desulfococcus multivorans genome:
- the ycaC gene encoding isochorismate family cysteine hydrolase YcaC yields the protein MNRPFKYTRLSKDDAACLLIDHQSGLISLVQDFSPGEFKNNVLALAAGVKYFKLPTILTTSFENGPNGPLVPELRELFADAPYIARPGQINAWDNEEFVDAVQKTGRKQLIIAGVVTEVCVAFPALSAVEAGYDVFVVTDASGTFNEVTRHAAWARMAAAGVQIMSWFGVACELHRDWRNDIEGLGALFSEYIPNYRNLITSYTVRK from the coding sequence ATGAACAGACCATTCAAGTATACCCGGCTTTCGAAGGACGACGCGGCCTGCCTGCTGATCGATCATCAGTCGGGTCTGATCTCTCTGGTACAGGACTTCTCGCCGGGTGAGTTCAAGAACAACGTTCTTGCTCTGGCGGCCGGTGTCAAGTATTTCAAGCTGCCCACGATCCTGACGACAAGCTTCGAGAATGGACCGAATGGACCTCTGGTGCCGGAACTCAGGGAGCTGTTCGCCGACGCGCCGTATATCGCACGTCCCGGGCAGATCAATGCCTGGGACAACGAGGAGTTTGTCGATGCGGTGCAAAAGACCGGCCGGAAGCAGTTGATCATCGCCGGGGTGGTCACCGAGGTGTGCGTGGCGTTCCCGGCGCTCTCAGCCGTCGAGGCTGGATACGACGTTTTTGTGGTGACCGATGCCTCCGGAACGTTCAATGAGGTTACAAGGCACGCCGCATGGGCACGCATGGCCGCAGCAGGTGTTCAGATCATGAGTTGGTTCGGCGTGGCGTGCGAGTTGCACCGGGATTGGCGAAACGACATCGAAGGTCTCGGCGCACTCTTCTCCGAGTATATTCCGAACTACCGGAACCTGATTACGAGCTACACGGTCAGGAAGTAG
- a CDS encoding group I truncated hemoglobin: MKRFRAFAATASKGQRRAPMLAATALHLYFGAMRQTLASRRRSIMFKRNTLWMVLAAIALVTGGVCTAFAQGESSQKQQSLYERLGGLAPISVVVSDFIDALMPDAFLNANPAIDAARKRVPAPYLKYHVTAMVCQAAGGPCQYHGRGMKASHAHLNITEREWERMVTIFKEVLAKHRVPAKETQELLDIVRSTKADIVASQGGR, translated from the coding sequence ATGAAGCGATTCAGAGCGTTTGCAGCAACGGCATCCAAAGGACAGCGCCGCGCGCCGATGTTGGCGGCGACCGCTCTGCATCTCTATTTCGGGGCCATGCGACAAACCCTCGCAAGCAGAAGGAGGTCAATCATGTTCAAACGTAACACGCTCTGGATGGTGCTTGCCGCTATCGCCCTTGTGACAGGAGGGGTGTGCACGGCGTTCGCGCAAGGTGAATCATCGCAAAAGCAGCAATCGCTCTACGAGCGACTGGGTGGTCTCGCACCGATTTCGGTCGTTGTCAGCGACTTTATCGATGCGCTCATGCCGGATGCCTTCCTCAATGCGAATCCCGCTATCGATGCCGCGAGAAAACGTGTGCCGGCGCCGTATCTCAAGTATCACGTGACGGCCATGGTGTGCCAGGCTGCCGGCGGCCCTTGTCAATACCATGGCCGCGGGATGAAGGCGTCTCACGCCCACCTGAACATCACGGAACGGGAGTGGGAGCGTATGGTGACCATTTTCAAAGAAGTGCTCGCGAAGCATCGCGTTCCGGCGAAGGAGACTCAGGAGCTGCTCGACATCGTTCGTTCGACGAAGGCTGATATCGTGGCGTCCCAGGGCGGCAGGTGA
- the aqpZ gene encoding aquaporin Z gives MIINNKRENSMKKYGAEFFGTFWLVLGGCGSAVLAAAFPDVGIGLLGVSLAFGLTVLTMAFAIGHISGCHLNPAVSFGLWAGGRFPAKELLPYIVAQVLGGVAAGGVLYLIASGKAGFDVSAGFASNGYGAHSPGGYGLPAALITEVVMTMMFLLVIMGATDIRAPQGFAPIAIGLCLTLIHLISIPVTNTSVNPARSTGVALFAGDWAISQLWLFWVAPIIGGMLGAAIYRFIGSEKS, from the coding sequence ATGATCATCAACAATAAAAGGGAGAATAGCATGAAAAAGTATGGCGCCGAGTTTTTTGGAACATTCTGGCTGGTTCTTGGCGGATGCGGCAGCGCGGTTTTAGCTGCTGCGTTCCCGGATGTCGGCATTGGTCTGCTTGGCGTGTCACTGGCATTCGGTTTGACCGTGCTCACCATGGCCTTCGCTATCGGGCACATTTCCGGCTGTCATCTCAACCCGGCGGTTTCTTTTGGTCTCTGGGCCGGGGGCCGCTTCCCGGCAAAAGAACTCTTGCCCTACATTGTCGCGCAGGTCCTGGGCGGGGTTGCGGCAGGTGGTGTTCTGTATCTGATCGCTTCCGGTAAGGCAGGCTTTGATGTGTCCGCCGGCTTTGCCTCAAACGGCTACGGTGCCCACTCGCCCGGCGGGTATGGTTTGCCGGCTGCCCTGATCACTGAAGTGGTCATGACCATGATGTTTCTTCTGGTCATTATGGGCGCCACCGACATTCGGGCACCACAGGGGTTCGCACCGATTGCAATTGGTTTGTGCCTGACGCTCATCCATTTGATCAGCATCCCGGTTACAAACACCTCGGTCAATCCTGCCCGCAGCACGGGTGTTGCGCTGTTTGCAGGCGATTGGGCGATCTCACAGCTTTGGCTGTTCTGGGTGGCCCCGATCATCGGCGGTATGCTGGGAGCGGCGATCTATCGGTTTATCGGCAGCGAAAAAAGCTGA
- a CDS encoding endonuclease/exonuclease/phosphatase family protein, with protein sequence MFVTLSLATFLLVLVTLLPLWRHPHWIIRGMDFPRMQFSVAAIVLLSAQSIFLDFGSTGAWMLIVPTLFCLAWQFWWIAPYTRLWPHEVQAAEENRFERHLSIMTANVLTPNRNAEALLALVRERSPDVLVTLESDQWWQDRLDTLQPEMPHTIKCPLDNLYGMHVYSRLPLDEAETRFLVEDDVPSMHALLRLRNGAGVRIHFLHPAPPSPTENAESGERDAELLIVARSITDSAQPVIVTGDLNDVAWSATTRLFRKISGLLDPRVGRGMFNTFHADYPFLRWPLDHLFHSRHFTLRSIERLPPIGSDHFPLLASLSYTPMEGIAQNGLEADSDDHSWAESIIKEQNVSPADVPQPGE encoded by the coding sequence ATGTTTGTAACGTTGAGTCTTGCCACGTTTCTGCTCGTCCTTGTGACGCTGTTGCCCCTGTGGCGCCATCCGCACTGGATCATTCGAGGGATGGACTTCCCGCGCATGCAGTTTTCGGTTGCGGCAATAGTCCTGTTATCGGCGCAATCAATTTTTCTGGATTTTGGGAGCACGGGCGCGTGGATGCTGATTGTTCCAACGCTCTTTTGCCTCGCCTGGCAGTTCTGGTGGATTGCACCCTACACGCGCTTATGGCCGCACGAGGTTCAGGCGGCGGAGGAAAACCGTTTTGAACGGCATCTCAGCATTATGACGGCCAACGTGCTGACCCCCAATCGTAATGCCGAGGCGCTTCTTGCGCTGGTCAGAGAGCGCAGCCCCGACGTTCTGGTTACGCTGGAGTCTGATCAATGGTGGCAGGACCGACTGGACACCCTGCAGCCTGAAATGCCGCATACCATAAAGTGCCCGCTGGATAACCTCTACGGCATGCACGTGTATTCACGCCTGCCCCTCGATGAGGCGGAGACCCGATTTCTGGTCGAGGATGACGTTCCGTCAATGCATGCCCTGTTGAGACTGCGTAACGGCGCCGGCGTCCGGATTCATTTTCTGCATCCGGCGCCGCCGAGCCCTACGGAGAATGCCGAATCCGGAGAGCGGGATGCCGAGCTGCTGATCGTCGCCCGCAGCATTACCGACAGCGCGCAGCCGGTCATCGTCACCGGTGATCTCAACGACGTCGCCTGGTCGGCGACAACACGACTTTTTCGCAAGATCAGCGGTCTGTTGGATCCGCGAGTAGGTCGAGGCATGTTCAACACATTTCATGCGGATTATCCCTTTCTTCGCTGGCCGCTGGACCACCTTTTCCACAGCCGGCATTTCACGCTGCGTTCCATTGAACGCCTGCCGCCGATCGGGTCGGATCACTTCCCGCTGCTCGCATCACTTTCGTACACGCCAATGGAAGGGATCGCTCAGAACGGCTTGGAAGCCGACAGCGATGACCACTCGTGGGCAGAATCCATCATTAAGGAACAGAACGTGAGTCCCGCGGATGTTCCCCAACCCGGCGAGTGA
- the fdhF gene encoding formate dehydrogenase subunit alpha gives MSENAFFLNGNEVTFTPGQTILEVAEANGVRIPTLCHLKGTTPTGACRICVVEVKGARSLMPSCATPAARGMDVKTESPRVIKARRMVLELLLASGNHNCAAPGGVADDDWTGFQLGVQNMDGTGDLCPVWGDCKLQELAFQYQVRGSRFTPNPGKYPTELKNPLIVRDFSRCILCGRCVQACNEVQVNRAISHGYRGYDSKIVAAEDKALIDSECVFCGECVQACPVGALVEKKSRYVWRPWKAKKIRTTCPYCGVGCQQWLHVQDGKIVKVTGVEDGAPNKGRLCVKGRFGYDFIYSEERLKTPLIRDEKGDFRPASWDEALNLVADKFKQIIAESGPDALAGVSCARSINEDSYQMQKLFRAVFKTNNIDHCARTUHAPTVAGLAATFGSGAMTNSFDEFSRAEMFLVVGSNMTEAHPVAATFLKNAVMNGAKLILVDPRRHKLADFADLHLPIRVGSDIAFTNSLMQVLIEEDLYDKSFVNSCTVDFDLLKETVAKYPPEKAADICGIPAEKIRETARILASVKPLMLCYTLGITEHTCGRNNVVTMANLQMLLGNMGMECGGVNPLRGQNNVQGACDMGALPNVFPGYQKVTDAEARKKVAESWGVASLPENNGLMIPQMMEGLVDGRIRGFYIFGENLANTEPDIRKVEHELASAEFLVCQDIFPTETTRFAHVVLPAAAWSENDGTFTNSERRVSRVRTASEPPGQARPNWWIFREIARRMGHHWESNSAQEIWDNEVSVLAPQLCGIKYARLEGDGLQWPCPDEAHPGTCFLHRDGQFTCGLGIFTPADWTPPAEVPDSEYPLVLSTGRRLSHYHTRTQTGRCEGLNDILGEESADISLSDARTLGIKHGEMIKVSSRRGEIAVRARVTQEVPPGMVWMAFHFRETCANWLTNPAFDPFTLTAEYKACAVRIDRI, from the coding sequence ATGTCGGAAAACGCATTCTTTCTTAACGGCAACGAGGTGACATTCACGCCGGGGCAGACCATTCTCGAGGTCGCCGAGGCGAACGGCGTCCGCATTCCCACGCTGTGTCACCTGAAAGGTACCACGCCCACAGGCGCGTGCCGTATCTGCGTGGTGGAGGTGAAAGGCGCCCGGTCTCTGATGCCTTCCTGCGCCACCCCCGCGGCTCGCGGCATGGACGTCAAAACGGAATCCCCCCGGGTCATCAAAGCCCGGCGCATGGTCCTTGAACTGTTGCTGGCCTCGGGAAACCACAACTGCGCCGCTCCCGGCGGCGTGGCCGATGACGATTGGACCGGATTCCAGCTCGGTGTCCAGAACATGGACGGTACCGGTGATCTCTGTCCGGTCTGGGGAGACTGCAAACTCCAGGAACTGGCGTTCCAGTATCAGGTCCGGGGAAGCCGTTTCACGCCCAATCCGGGTAAATACCCAACGGAGTTGAAGAACCCTTTGATCGTGAGGGATTTTTCCCGGTGCATCCTCTGCGGCCGTTGCGTTCAGGCCTGCAACGAGGTCCAGGTCAACCGGGCCATCAGTCACGGCTACCGGGGCTATGACAGCAAGATCGTCGCCGCCGAGGACAAAGCCCTTATCGACTCCGAATGCGTATTCTGCGGTGAATGCGTCCAAGCCTGTCCCGTGGGCGCCCTGGTGGAAAAGAAATCCCGGTATGTCTGGCGTCCCTGGAAAGCGAAAAAGATCCGCACCACCTGTCCATACTGCGGCGTAGGGTGCCAGCAATGGCTCCATGTCCAGGACGGCAAGATCGTCAAGGTGACGGGGGTCGAGGATGGGGCGCCTAACAAGGGCCGCCTCTGCGTCAAGGGACGGTTCGGGTACGATTTCATCTACTCGGAAGAACGGCTCAAAACCCCGCTCATCCGGGATGAAAAAGGGGATTTCAGGCCAGCCTCCTGGGACGAGGCGCTGAACCTGGTAGCCGACAAATTCAAGCAGATCATTGCCGAGAGCGGGCCGGATGCACTGGCCGGCGTCAGCTGTGCCCGGAGCATCAATGAAGATTCCTATCAGATGCAGAAACTTTTTCGCGCAGTGTTCAAGACCAATAACATTGATCACTGCGCCCGTACCTGACACGCCCCCACTGTCGCCGGTCTGGCGGCAACATTCGGGTCAGGTGCCATGACCAACTCTTTCGACGAATTTTCACGGGCTGAAATGTTCCTGGTTGTCGGTTCCAACATGACCGAGGCTCACCCCGTGGCCGCGACGTTCCTGAAGAATGCCGTCATGAACGGAGCGAAACTCATCCTGGTGGATCCCCGTCGACACAAGCTGGCGGATTTCGCCGATCTGCACCTGCCGATCCGGGTGGGGAGCGACATCGCCTTTACCAACAGCCTGATGCAGGTGCTTATCGAAGAGGACCTCTACGACAAATCATTCGTAAACTCGTGCACGGTCGATTTCGACCTGCTCAAGGAGACGGTGGCGAAATATCCGCCGGAGAAAGCGGCGGACATCTGCGGCATCCCCGCGGAAAAGATCCGGGAAACCGCCCGCATTCTGGCATCGGTCAAGCCGCTCATGCTCTGCTACACCCTTGGCATCACCGAACATACCTGCGGCAGAAACAATGTCGTCACCATGGCGAATCTCCAGATGCTCCTCGGCAATATGGGCATGGAGTGCGGCGGCGTGAATCCCCTTCGGGGTCAGAACAACGTCCAGGGCGCCTGTGACATGGGGGCATTGCCCAACGTCTTTCCAGGATACCAGAAGGTGACCGACGCCGAGGCCCGAAAAAAGGTCGCCGAGTCCTGGGGGGTTGCAAGTCTGCCGGAGAATAACGGCCTCATGATCCCCCAGATGATGGAGGGACTTGTCGACGGCCGGATCCGCGGGTTTTATATCTTCGGCGAAAATCTGGCCAACACCGAGCCCGATATCCGGAAGGTGGAGCACGAACTGGCCTCCGCTGAATTCCTGGTTTGCCAGGACATCTTCCCCACCGAGACCACCCGTTTTGCCCACGTCGTCCTGCCGGCTGCGGCATGGAGCGAAAACGACGGAACCTTCACCAACAGTGAACGCCGGGTCAGCCGGGTCCGGACGGCCAGTGAACCGCCGGGTCAGGCCAGGCCCAACTGGTGGATTTTCCGGGAGATCGCCCGGCGCATGGGCCATCACTGGGAGTCGAACAGCGCCCAGGAGATCTGGGACAACGAGGTGTCGGTACTGGCGCCCCAGCTCTGCGGCATCAAGTACGCCCGCCTCGAGGGAGATGGACTTCAGTGGCCCTGTCCGGATGAAGCGCATCCCGGAACCTGCTTTCTCCACCGGGATGGCCAGTTCACGTGCGGTCTGGGTATTTTCACGCCGGCGGACTGGACACCGCCCGCCGAGGTGCCGGATTCGGAATACCCACTGGTGTTGAGCACCGGCCGGAGGCTCAGCCACTACCATACCCGCACCCAGACGGGGCGGTGCGAGGGCCTCAACGACATCCTGGGTGAAGAAAGCGCCGATATCTCTCTTTCGGATGCACGGACCCTGGGCATAAAACACGGTGAAATGATCAAGGTCAGCTCCCGCCGGGGCGAGATAGCGGTTCGGGCCAGGGTGACCCAGGAGGTGCCGCCGGGCATGGTCTGGATGGCCTTCCATTTCCGGGAGACCTGTGCCAACTGGCTGACCAATCCGGCTTTCGATCCCTTCACCCTGACAGCCGAGTACAAGGCCTGCGCTGTCAGGATCGACCGGATCTGA
- a CDS encoding winged helix-turn-helix domain-containing protein, protein MTEEKKTFYIRSKVWIEDEDGNVVFGLGRMRILEAIERLGSINAAAKALKMGYRAIWGRITASEERLGKALLVRNIGGSSGGGSQLTPYAKSLMEKFRNLHRTVEIESDALFENVAVSGISPEHPIEKT, encoded by the coding sequence ATGACTGAAGAAAAGAAAACGTTTTACATCCGTTCAAAGGTCTGGATCGAGGACGAAGACGGAAATGTGGTTTTCGGATTGGGTCGCATGAGAATCCTCGAAGCCATTGAGCGTCTGGGCTCCATCAATGCCGCCGCCAAGGCGCTCAAGATGGGTTATCGGGCGATCTGGGGAAGGATCACGGCCTCGGAGGAGCGCCTGGGAAAAGCACTCCTGGTCCGGAATATCGGCGGGTCGTCCGGTGGTGGATCGCAACTCACCCCCTATGCGAAATCCCTCATGGAAAAATTTCGTAACCTTCACCGCACCGTAGAGATCGAATCGGATGCCCTGTTCGAAAACGTGGCCGTCTCAGGGATATCGCCTGAACATCCGATTGAAAAAACGTGA
- a CDS encoding ABC transporter ATP-binding protein has protein sequence MIAIQNLHIALGDFRLSGIDLEIGANEFFVLMGPTGAGKTLLLEAIAGLVPVKSGKIILNEKDVTRLPPEKRFVGIVYQDYALFPHLTVEKNITYGHRYAKRQKKALENRLDYLLDTLDLTHLQHRLPLNLSGGERQRTALARALMVNPGVLLLDEPLSALDPHFREEIRNTLKKLHTASPTTFMMVTHDFVDALSLGNRAAVMSRGRIEQVGRVEEIFQRPVSRFVADFVGMKNLFRANFVDTKAFAKSVEVTLAKKPAQDSRYIALRPEDVAVSLNAPESSGGKNCYKGTVMGIVDQGFSYEIHTAVGALTFKSLMTKRLLFELSIKEGKEVYLAFDASAVHTL, from the coding sequence TTGATTGCCATCCAGAATCTTCACATCGCACTCGGAGATTTCAGACTCAGCGGCATCGATCTTGAAATAGGGGCCAATGAATTTTTCGTCCTCATGGGACCCACAGGCGCCGGCAAAACGCTGCTTCTCGAAGCCATCGCGGGTCTCGTTCCCGTGAAGAGCGGGAAAATCATCCTCAACGAAAAAGATGTCACCCGTCTACCCCCAGAAAAACGGTTCGTCGGGATTGTATATCAGGACTATGCCCTTTTCCCCCATCTGACGGTGGAGAAAAACATCACCTATGGCCATCGGTATGCCAAACGTCAAAAGAAGGCGCTGGAAAACCGCCTGGACTATCTTCTGGACACCCTCGATCTCACCCATCTTCAACATCGATTACCCCTCAACTTGAGCGGAGGAGAACGCCAGAGGACGGCCCTGGCGCGAGCCCTGATGGTCAATCCCGGTGTTCTGCTTCTCGATGAGCCCCTCTCTGCACTGGATCCCCATTTTCGTGAAGAGATCAGAAATACGCTGAAAAAACTTCACACCGCTTCTCCAACCACCTTCATGATGGTGACCCATGACTTTGTCGATGCCCTGTCTCTGGGCAATCGCGCCGCAGTGATGAGTCGGGGCAGAATCGAGCAGGTCGGCAGGGTCGAGGAGATATTTCAAAGACCTGTCTCTCGATTTGTTGCGGATTTTGTCGGAATGAAAAATCTGTTCCGCGCAAATTTTGTCGATACAAAAGCCTTTGCGAAATCGGTGGAGGTGACGTTGGCGAAAAAGCCCGCCCAAGACAGTCGATACATAGCGTTACGGCCCGAAGATGTTGCCGTAAGCCTGAATGCGCCGGAGTCCTCCGGCGGGAAGAACTGTTACAAAGGAACCGTGATGGGGATTGTTGACCAAGGGTTCTCTTACGAGATTCACACCGCCGTCGGGGCGTTGACCTTCAAGTCTCTGATGACCAAGCGCCTGCTGTTTGAGCTATCCATCAAAGAAGGCAAAGAAGTATATCTTGCCTTCGATGCTTCGGCCGTTCATACCCTGTAA
- a CDS encoding ABC transporter permease, producing the protein MPGKEPFLWITITCGFAVMVFILLPLMEMVKAPSLALLLETAGSRDVLRSIWLSIYTAGLAGLISFFFGTPLAYLLARHSFRGKRLVEGIIDLPIVIPHPVVGIAILSVAGKNHWLGHLLSELGIRIMGSVTGIVIVLTFVGMPFYINAAKDGFESIPPRLEKVSRSLGASMASTFFRITFPLAWRSMIAGVIMCSARAISEFGAVVVVAYHPMTAPVMIYERFEGYGLKYSQPVAVWLVCVCLILFLMLRVVTLRSGREA; encoded by the coding sequence ATGCCGGGAAAGGAACCTTTCTTATGGATCACCATCACCTGCGGGTTTGCGGTGATGGTGTTCATTCTGCTGCCGCTCATGGAGATGGTCAAGGCACCTTCTTTGGCATTGCTCCTCGAAACGGCCGGATCAAGGGATGTATTGCGGTCGATATGGCTCAGCATCTACACCGCCGGTCTGGCCGGTCTCATATCGTTCTTCTTCGGAACCCCGCTTGCCTATCTGCTCGCCCGGCACAGTTTTCGCGGAAAAAGACTCGTGGAAGGCATTATCGATTTGCCCATTGTCATTCCCCACCCGGTCGTGGGAATCGCCATCCTCAGTGTTGCGGGAAAAAATCATTGGCTGGGACATCTCCTGTCGGAGCTGGGCATCCGCATCATGGGGAGTGTCACGGGAATCGTTATCGTTCTGACATTCGTTGGCATGCCCTTTTACATCAACGCCGCAAAAGACGGTTTTGAGAGCATACCACCCCGACTGGAGAAGGTATCCCGAAGCCTTGGGGCATCGATGGCAAGTACGTTCTTCCGGATCACCTTCCCCCTGGCGTGGCGGAGCATGATCGCGGGTGTTATCATGTGCTCCGCCCGTGCCATCAGTGAATTCGGCGCCGTCGTGGTTGTCGCCTACCATCCCATGACGGCGCCGGTAATGATATATGAACGCTTCGAGGGTTACGGGCTCAAATATTCCCAGCCGGTGGCGGTATGGCTGGTCTGCGTCTGCCTTATCCTGTTTCTGATGCTGCGGGTGGTCACCCTGCGGTCCGGACGTGAAGCTTGA
- the wtpA gene encoding tungstate ABC transporter substrate-binding protein WtpA, translating to MKKTATITILVFAALSILPWSLCNGFAEPSGNLVIFHAGSLALPFETMEKAFEAKYPKVDVLREAGGSQQCARKVTDLKKPCDIIVSADYKVIDKLLIPEYADMNIRFATNQIVLCYTDKSRYANDINAENWYDILLKKDVVWGHSDPDLDPCGYRSLMVLQLAEKHYQVDGLYEKMIANRPKENIRPKSVELISLLQTGNMDYAWEYLSVAVQHELNYIALPDEINLGNYRYDHLYQQAVVKVTGKEPGQFMNIKGESVTYGTCIIKNAPNAEAAIAFLEYLLNPEGGLKILKEMGQPPFVPGRVPTQTMQDQLPKRLQPLVEVKL from the coding sequence ATGAAAAAAACAGCAACGATCACTATCCTGGTCTTTGCAGCGCTTTCCATTCTACCGTGGTCCCTGTGTAACGGCTTCGCCGAACCATCGGGAAATCTGGTCATATTTCATGCCGGAAGCCTTGCGCTTCCTTTTGAAACAATGGAAAAGGCTTTCGAGGCGAAATACCCGAAGGTTGACGTGCTGCGCGAAGCCGGCGGGAGTCAACAATGTGCGAGAAAGGTGACGGACCTCAAGAAACCCTGCGACATCATCGTCTCGGCGGATTATAAGGTCATCGACAAACTGCTCATCCCCGAGTACGCCGATATGAATATCCGTTTTGCCACCAACCAGATTGTGCTCTGCTATACGGACAAAAGCAGATACGCCAACGATATCAATGCCGAAAACTGGTACGATATCCTTCTTAAAAAGGATGTCGTATGGGGCCATTCAGATCCCGACCTCGATCCTTGCGGGTATCGATCCCTCATGGTACTCCAGCTCGCCGAAAAACACTACCAGGTGGATGGACTTTACGAGAAGATGATCGCCAACCGACCCAAAGAAAATATCCGTCCGAAATCGGTCGAACTCATCTCCCTTCTCCAGACGGGCAACATGGATTATGCATGGGAATACCTTTCCGTGGCGGTACAGCATGAGTTGAACTATATCGCTCTTCCCGACGAGATAAACCTTGGAAACTACCGTTATGACCATCTTTACCAGCAAGCGGTCGTCAAGGTCACGGGCAAGGAACCGGGTCAGTTCATGAACATCAAGGGAGAATCCGTTACATATGGGACCTGCATCATCAAGAACGCTCCGAACGCGGAAGCGGCGATCGCCTTCCTGGAATATCTGCTGAATCCGGAAGGGGGGCTCAAGATCCTCAAGGAGATGGGTCAACCGCCGTTTGTCCCCGGCAGAGTGCCAACACAAACGATGCAGGATCAACTTCCGAAGCGACTGCAGCCGCTGGTGGAAGTCAAACTCTGA
- a CDS encoding PadR family transcriptional regulator, translated as MSRKQNTSVHLGSKKTERYIQASILLSLKIKPSYGYELIQKISVFGFIEGQVAPGMIYRHLRELEENGLVFSEWETDGAGPAKRVYQLTSEGVEILSFWIDYMKNQAQKLLRFVEMYEEISTKRI; from the coding sequence ATGTCAAGAAAACAAAATACATCTGTTCATTTGGGTTCGAAAAAGACGGAACGGTATATACAGGCCTCTATATTGCTGTCCCTGAAAATCAAGCCGTCATACGGATACGAACTGATTCAGAAAATTTCCGTGTTCGGTTTTATAGAAGGTCAGGTGGCCCCTGGAATGATTTATCGTCATTTGAGGGAACTGGAAGAAAACGGGCTGGTGTTTTCGGAATGGGAAACGGATGGAGCCGGTCCGGCCAAAAGGGTTTACCAGCTCACATCCGAAGGTGTCGAAATCTTAAGCTTCTGGATTGATTATATGAAAAATCAAGCTCAAAAGCTTTTGCGGTTTGTCGAAATGTATGAAGAGATTAGCACTAAGCGGATTTGA
- a CDS encoding aspartate/glutamate/uridylate kinase — MAKLIKEEPDKGRLHIDSPLMGESLVSKKLLERTEAAEYFRMHPDINVIKIGGQSIMDRGRTALLPILDVLIKAKDNHKILLMTGGGTRARHVYNIGVDLGMPTGVLSKLGDKVSWQNAEMLSVLLAKHGGVKIGHGDNLEQLTMFCRLGYIPITYGIPPYGFFEHPAEFGSIPPHRTDCGAFLLAENIGARSLIFLKDEKGLFDKDPKKINESERGTLEFFKRISARELMALDLDDLIVERPVLSLLQRSKCLKELQIIDALRHPEYILDALEGKHVGTIIYKD, encoded by the coding sequence GTGGCTAAATTGATAAAAGAGGAACCGGACAAGGGCAGGCTTCACATCGATTCGCCGTTGATGGGAGAGTCCCTGGTCAGCAAGAAACTGCTTGAACGCACCGAAGCTGCGGAATACTTCCGCATGCACCCGGATATCAACGTCATCAAAATCGGCGGGCAGAGCATCATGGACCGCGGCCGGACGGCGTTGCTCCCCATTTTGGACGTCCTGATAAAAGCCAAGGACAACCACAAGATACTGTTGATGACCGGCGGGGGAACCCGGGCGCGGCATGTCTATAATATTGGTGTCGACCTGGGCATGCCGACCGGGGTGCTGTCCAAACTGGGGGATAAGGTTTCCTGGCAAAACGCGGAAATGCTGTCGGTTCTGCTGGCAAAGCACGGCGGCGTCAAGATCGGCCATGGAGACAATCTGGAACAATTGACGATGTTTTGCCGATTGGGCTACATACCGATCACCTACGGCATCCCGCCTTACGGCTTTTTTGAACACCCGGCAGAATTTGGCTCGATTCCACCACACCGGACCGACTGCGGCGCATTTCTTCTGGCTGAAAATATCGGTGCGCGTTCCCTGATATTTCTCAAGGATGAAAAGGGCTTGTTCGATAAAGACCCGAAAAAGATCAACGAGTCCGAACGCGGAACCCTTGAATTCTTCAAACGGATATCCGCCCGGGAACTCATGGCGCTGGATCTGGACGACCTCATCGTCGAACGGCCTGTCCTGAGCCTGCTTCAGCGATCCAAATGTTTGAAGGAACTACAGATCATCGATGCATTGAGGCATCCTGAATATATACTGGATGCGCTTGAGGGAAAACACGTCGGCACCATCATTTACAAAGATTAG